In Metarhizium brunneum chromosome 3, complete sequence, a genomic segment contains:
- the SUR2 gene encoding Sphingolipid C4-hydroxylase SUR2, whose protein sequence is MVNGTKGSPVLFAMANTTLFDSALPPLPSYTLEPRGDFFSWISDFWLSLILPVFVYWVMSLFFHVIDVLDLFPQYRLHTPEEILRRNHASRYEVARDVVIQQIIQVATGTVLALSEPPEVIGKADYDVAVWATRLRLAQRALPGFLSLLGVNATAISKSMSATHPLLAGALAGGYYPFLSSAESTAPAFAPWEMAVAKVLYHFIIPAIQFFVAVFLLDSWQYFLHRLMHVNRWMYTTFHSRHHRLYVPYAYGALYNHPLEGFLLDTLGAGIAFKLTGMTVRQGTCFFAFSTIKTVDDHCGYAFPWDPLQLITSNNAAYHDIHHQTWGIKTNFSQPFFTFWDGLLGTKYKGPRADRLADKKRTEKTK, encoded by the exons ATGGTCAACGGCACCAAGGGTTCACCCGTACTGTTCGCCATGGCAAACACCACCTTGTTCGATTCGGctttgccgccgctgccctcGTATACCCTCGAGCCCAGAGGCGACTTCTTTTCATGGATTTCTGACTTTTGGCTCTCGCTCATCCTGCCCGTCTTCGTCTACTGGGTAATGTCGCTATTCTTCCACGTCATTGATGTCCTCGATCTCTTTCCGCAATACCGCCTTCACACCCCCGAAGAGATCTTGCGCCGCAACCACGCCTCCCGATACGAGGTGGCGCGCGACGTCGTTATCCAGCAGATTATTCAGGTTGCCACGGGTACTGTCTTGGCCCTGTCCGAGCCTCCCGAGGTGATTGGAAAGGCAGATTATGACGTTGCCGTCTGGGCTACTAGACTTCGACTTGCCCAACGAGCCCTGCCTGGTTTTCTGAGTCTTCTCGGTGTCAATGCCACCGCCATCTCCAAGAGCATGTCGGCAACGCATCCTTTGCTAGCTGGTGCTCTTGCTGGCGGTTACTACCCGTTTCTCTCATCGGCTGAGTCTACTGCGCCTGCTTTTGCTCCCTGGGAGATGGCTGTTGCTAAAGTCCTCTATCATTTCATCATTCCAGCCATTCAATTTTttgtggccgtcttcttACTTGATTCATGGCAGTACTTCCTGCACCGACTGATGCATGTGAATCGATGGATGTACA CTACTTTTCACTCCAGACACCACCGACTCTATGTTCCGTACGCATACGGCGCCTTGTACAACCACCCACTGGAAGGTTTCTTGCTGGATACACTCGGTGCCGGTATTGCGTTCAAGCTGACCGGCATGACGGTTCGCCAAGGCActtgcttctttgccttctcGACAATCAAGACTGTCGATGACCACTGTGGATACGCCTTTCCCTGGGACCCTCTGCAGCTCATCACTTCTAATAACGCCGCCTATCACGACATTCACCACCAGACCTGGGGAATCAAGACCAACTTCTCCCAGCCATTCTTCACCTTCTGGGACGGCCTATTGGGTACCAAGTACAAGGGCCCTCGAGCCGACAGACTTGCCGATAAGAAGCGAACCGAGAAAACGAAATAG
- the GTT1 gene encoding Glutathione S-transferase 1 — MADNSPKITLYWYDYAAQTRTHLSGHHALLPIHPNLAETDEPHAHSTDPKQRLNHSRSQRIIWLLEELKVPYEIEVFHRDKETLLAPKELEQIHPLGKSPVIAIVPPGGDASKPIVLAESGFMTQYLVDHAPEGKNLMPTKWQDGKEGVIGGETEEWLRYGYYMHYAEGSLMPYLVLALVLSRLKSPQVPFLVRPITSIIANRIISMFVFPNVSKHLAFLDQQLATSGGKYLCGDKLTAADILMSFPVIAGSGRFDELGYFEGGSWEKAYPRVAEYVKVLESEEGYKRSVEKIEAIDGKFEASL; from the exons atggccgacaATTCCCCCAAGATTACGCTGTACTGGTATGATTATGCTGCCCAAACACGGACACATTTGTCTGGTCACCACGCTCTTCTCCCCATCCACCCAAATCTTGCCGAGACTGATGAACCACATGCTCACTCGACTGACCCAAAACAAAGGCTCAACCATTCGCGCTCGCAGCGCATCATATGGCTCCTCGAGGAACTCAAAGTCCCCTATGAAATCGAAGTCTTCCACCGCGACAAGGAAACACTCCTCGCGCCCAAGGAGCTCGAACAGATTCACCCACTGGGTAAATCGCCCGTGATTGCAATCGTGCCCCCCGGCGGCGATGCAAGCAAGCCCATTGTTCTGGCCGAGAGCGGATTCATGACGCAGTATCTCGTGGACCATGCGCCCGAGGGAAAGAATCTGATGCCCACGAAGTGGCAGGACGGCAAGGAGGGcgtcattggcggcgagACGGAGGAGTGGTTGCGCTATGGCTATTACATGCATTATGCAGAGGGGAGTTTGATGCCGTACTTGGTCCTTGCGCTGGTGCTGTCTC GCCTCAAGTCTCCTCAGGTCCCTTTCCTCGTCCGCCCCATCACGTCCATCATTGCCAACCGCATCATCTCCATGTTTGTCTTCCCGAATGTCAGCAAACACCTTGCCTTTCTCGACCAGCAGCTCGCGACGTCGGGCGGCAAGTACCTCTGCGGCGATAAGCTGACCGCCGCCGATATACTCATGAGCTTCCCTGTTATCGCTGGGTCTGGCCGGTTTGATGAGCTGGGCTACTTTGAGGGCGGGTCGTGGGAGAAGGCGTATCCCAGGGTTGCAGAGTATGTCAAGGTGTTGGAGTCAGAGGAGGGGTACAAGAGGAGCGTGGAGAAGATTGAGGCTATTGATGGCAAGTTTGAGGCCTCGTTGTAG
- the POB3 gene encoding FACT complex subunit POB3, giving the protein MTAIESFDSIYLDLSRESGKCRFAETGFGWKPSNGGDTFTLDQTNIGGAQWSRAAKGYEIRILQRNSGIIQLDGFQQEDYDRLSKVFKNWYSTVLENKEHALRGWNWGKAEFAKAELTFSVQNKPAFELPYSEIGNTNLAGRNEVAVEMSLPQDSNDTGTNGQLGGARGKGKKAGGGRDQLVEMRFYIPGTTTAKKEADGDDAEEEEAEEKNAATLFYDTLIEKAEIGETAGDTIATFLDVLHLTPRGRFDIDMYEASFRLRGKTYDYKIQYEAIKKFMVLPKPDEMHCMLCIGLDPPLRQGQTRYPFVVMQFKKDEEVTIDLNLEESELQSKYKDKLEPHYEEPLHHVVAKIFRGLANKKISSPAKDFITHRSQYGIKCSIKASEGFLYCLEKAFMFVPKPATYIAYEQTQSVTFSRVGGAVSTLSTFDITVVMKNGAGSSQFSNINREDLKALETFFKLKGLRVKNEIDEDANMLAAALREQDMDDSDDEVVANKADRGSADEDEESVDEDFQADSDSDVAEEYDSAHESSGSGSAESDVDADEADEIEDKEAEAERPKKKKKTG; this is encoded by the exons ATGACTGCAAT CGAGAGCTTCGACAGCATCTACCTCGACCTTTCCAGGGAGAGCGGCAAATGCAGATTTGCCGAGACGGGCTTTGGATGGAAGCCGTCCAATGGAGGTGACACCTTCACCCTAGACCAGACAAACATTGGTGGTGCGCAATGGAGCCGGGCAGCCAAGGGGTATGAAATTCGGATTTTGCAACGGAATTCCGGCATCATTCAGCTCGATGGCTTTCAACAGGAGGATTACGACCGGCTTAGCAAGGTCTTCAAGAACTGGTACAGCACCGTTCTCGAAAACAAAGAGCATGCGCTCCGTGGCTGGAATTGGGGCAAGGCCGAGTTCGCCAAGGCTGAATTGACCTTTAGTGTGCAAAACAAGCCGGCCTTTGAGCTTCCTTACTCGGAGATTGGCAATACCAACTTGGCTGGTCGCAACGAGGTCGCCGTCGAAATGTCCCTGCCCCAAGACTCAAATGACACAGGCACCAATGGTCAGCTTGGTGGCGCTCgcggcaaaggcaaaaaggCCGGTGGTGGCAGGGACCAGCTCGTGGAAATGCGGTTTTATATTCCTGGTACTACCACTGCCAAGAAGGAAGCtgatggtgacgacgccgaggaggaggaagctgAGGAGAAGAATGCCGCCACCCTCTTCTACGACACCCTCATCGAGAAGGCTGAGATTGGAGAGACTGCTGGTGATACTATCGCCACTTTCCTCGACGTGCTTCATCTTACTCCGAG AGGTCGTTTCGATATCGACATGTATGAAGCTTCATTCCGACTCCGCGGAAAGACGTACGATTATAAGATCCAATACGAGGCTATCAAGAAATTCATGGTTCTTCCCAAGCCTGACGAGATGCACTGCATGCTGTGTATTGGCCTAGACCCTCCACTACGTCAGGGTCAGACACGATACCCATTTGTTGTCATGCAAttcaagaaggacgaggaggtTACCATTGACTTGAACCTCGAGGAGTCAGAATTGCAATCCAAGTACAAAGACAAGCTGGAGCCGCACTACGAGGAGCCATTGCACCACGTTGTTGCCAAGATCTTCCGTGGTCTGGCCAATAAGAAGATTTCATCACCAGCCAAAGACTTCATTAC TCACCGAAGTCAGTACGGTATCAAGTGCTCCATTAAAGCCAGCGAGGGATTCCTGTATTGCCTGGAAAAGGCCTTCATGTTCGTGCCCAAACCGGCCACGTACATTGCCTACGAACAAACACAATCCGTTACGTTCTCCCGAGTGGGTGGTGCCGTCTCCACCCTATCTACCTTTGATATCACCGTTGTGATGAAGAATGGCGCCGGGTCGTCGCAGTTCAGCAACATTAACAGAGAAGACCTCAAGGCTCTGGAGACATTCTTCAAGCTCAAGGGTCTGCGTGTCAAGAATGAAATCGATGAAGATGCCAACATgcttgccgccgccctccgcGAACAGGACATGGACGACTCAGACGATGAAGTTGTCGCCAACAAGGCGGACCGTGGCTCagccgatgaggatgaagaaagCGTGGATGAAGATTTCCAGGCTGACAGTGATAGTGATGTGGCTGAGGAGTATGATAGTGCACATGAGAGCTCAGGCTCTGGTAGTGCCGAGAGCGACGTTGATGCCGATGAAGCGGATGAAAtcgaggacaaggaagccgaggcgGAACGccccaaaaagaagaagaagactggTTAG